GGATGTGGCTATCCTGGGGTTGAAAAAGGGCAGCATCGATATGTTCTGGTGGCCCATCCAGCCCGGCTACATGGACGACCTGGAAAATGAAGAAAAGATTCGTCTGTTTACCAACGAAAAATCGGCCCTGTACTTCATGGGCTTCAATCTTCGCAGGCCGCCATTTAACGATCCGGCGCTGCGTCGGGCCGTGGCCTACATGATTGACAAGGATTTCATCGTCTCGCGGATTCTCCAGGGACAGGGCACCAAAATGTTTTCGATCATACCGGCGGAAAACCGCTTCTGGTGCAACCGCGACCTGCCGTGCTACGGGGACGGCATGAGCCGGGAAAGCCGAATCAAAAGGGTTTACCGACTGCTCAGCGAGGCGGGGTACTCCTGGAAGGTGCCGCCGGTAGACGAATCCGGCAAGATCCAGGCAGCCGTCGAAATGCGGCTGCCCGATGGGCAGCCCTTGGAGCGCTTCACGATTTTGACGCCGCCGGCCGATTACGACCCGCACCGGGCCACCACCGGACTGATGATCCAGGAATGGCTGCGCGACGTGGGCATGCCGGCGTACGCCCGTCCCATGTCTTTTTCTTCCCTGCTCGATCAGGTCAAAGGCAAGCACGACTTCGATGCATTCATCCTGGGGTACGGGCGGCTGCGACTGGATCCGGCCTATCTGGGCAACCTGTTTCATTCGAACAACGACAAACCCCGGGGATGGAACATGAGCGGTTATCGCAATCCGGCCTTCGATCGTCTGGCCGACCGGTCCGTTTCCGAAATGGACCCCGTCAAACGGCAGGCCCTGGTGATGGAGATGCAACGGGAGATCGCCCGCGATCTGCCCTATATTCCCTTGTACAAACCTTCCGTAGTGGAGGCGGTGCGCCGGGACCGTTTCAACGGCTGGGTGGATATGCTGGAAGGTATCGGCAACATCTGGTCGTTATGCCTGGTGAAGCCGGTTGAAGGCGGATCATAAAAAATGGGATTGAAACGCTTCATACTCAGACGCCTGATGGAGATCGCGGTGGTTTTCTTCGTGATCATGACGGTGCTCTTTGTCCTGTTTCGGGTGGCTCCCGGCGACCCGGTCGAGCGGATGGTCGATCCGTCCATGACGCCCGAGGATGCCCAACTGCTCAAGGAGAGCATGGGGCTGGATCAGCCCGTGTGGACCCAATACCTCTATTACCTGAAAAATGTGGCCACCGGTAATATGGGGGTTTCCTTCCATTATGGCGAACCGGTAATGCGGATCGTCATGAACCGGCTGCCCAACACCGTGCTGCTGTTTACCACCTCCATCATCCTGTCGGCCTTTTTGGGCGTTTTTCTGGGAAAGATCGCCGCCTGGAAACGGGGAGAGCGGACCGATACCCTGATGACCATCGGCGCCCTGTTCTGTCATACCCTGTTTCTGCCCTGGCTGGCCCTGATCATGATCTGGTTTTTCGCCTACCGGGTGGGGTGGTTTCCCATCACGGGCATGGTATCGCCCGAAGTGTGGATCGATCCGCAGGCCGGATTTGTGGACAAGGCCCTGGATGTG
This window of the uncultured Desulfosarcina sp. genome carries:
- a CDS encoding ABC transporter permease; this translates as MGLKRFILRRLMEIAVVFFVIMTVLFVLFRVAPGDPVERMVDPSMTPEDAQLLKESMGLDQPVWTQYLYYLKNVATGNMGVSFHYGEPVMRIVMNRLPNTVLLFTTSIILSAFLGVFLGKIAAWKRGERTDTLMTIGALFCHTLFLPWLALIMIWFFAYRVGWFPITGMVSPEVWIDPQAGFVDKALDVLHHMALPLMTLILIHFGSYLLVMRSSMLDTLKDDYIITARAKGLDEKTIRDHHAAPNAALPVVTSVGLSLAFSINGGALTETVFTWPGIGRELVFSVSHADYPLAQASFLLIAIVVLLANLVVDVLYATLDPRIRY
- a CDS encoding ABC transporter substrate-binding protein — translated: MPGGKRWHRLLFLLLVFAVAACTDREPPGTLRIGLAEEPRTLNVWLASDANSRKVLSLIYQPLYQNDPETLDLVPWLAASLPVYDPERISYTIALRDARWSDGTPFTSRDVAFTGRLIQSFKVPRYRAKWQFIRRIETPDDRMVVFYLEKPMAAFLSETLATPIVQEKQWAAIAEKAETIRKPLTTLLNHRVQHPVGTGPFILEQWRRGAFLHLSRNPHFFGTGQTIDGRILGPFFDDLVYTVFGTSDVAILGLKKGSIDMFWWPIQPGYMDDLENEEKIRLFTNEKSALYFMGFNLRRPPFNDPALRRAVAYMIDKDFIVSRILQGQGTKMFSIIPAENRFWCNRDLPCYGDGMSRESRIKRVYRLLSEAGYSWKVPPVDESGKIQAAVEMRLPDGQPLERFTILTPPADYDPHRATTGLMIQEWLRDVGMPAYARPMSFSSLLDQVKGKHDFDAFILGYGRLRLDPAYLGNLFHSNNDKPRGWNMSGYRNPAFDRLADRSVSEMDPVKRQALVMEMQREIARDLPYIPLYKPSVVEAVRRDRFNGWVDMLEGIGNIWSLCLVKPVEGGS